From a region of the Nothobranchius furzeri strain GRZ-AD chromosome 12, NfurGRZ-RIMD1, whole genome shotgun sequence genome:
- the LOC129166952 gene encoding uncharacterized protein, protein MPSQPPLSGLLPVELSEETHIPPAVHFEEPRLPPKVLSSVSEPFSESLVEHSYALSSVFNKTAADGKSMKTTCPHCGLTLRTKNYKAHMMRKHSNQSIDVCLASHLQCVCVDETTGLFAVHRTGHGFSVPVHVQRKTWGMSHDIRCELEECQQYQLLAQRSGLGFSLCEHLRSLDYCRETVKEVFLQEHIVMEMVDLKFFGEAKAATCIKRQKAAQMAHAPLCVRVDFGGSSTQICLSVFEPEIHSFCHLGRIFVTYNALRNTWHCACAKPRISCPHKNIAKWHLFQTQRDIFKSTVPLSSGTPSQMTQESSSFEDNAAVERSIRYILKEKKIPVSLPENVISQKMDHQKQLFPCETLCQVCPEHPKLDEAVLITNKARIVSMMGVIENVSTHQRLCPQCHMVYRYQEWTDGLHNFDNHVVLSLELCLFLRENLQNHVSASRVIDSLEGLRRVMFPSRDTIFHAYCHFEALTDTDYVYSCINCGFHPPVVVMDLHRKGVFKLAAVSDLKAPEDFNGEHDIEGFWNSVHLEMISRGFFPSGVKNPFSVPPSYTSWAPWIGNETRTSDIVLNTEFQKVGISSSHEAKLSGVTEDRLLDELAKQKVGVVRKLCKACNIDSKGSRFDLITRLKEKMKSRQTYDKVFQSIWGASGKHHLAIIRSSIKICHYNHKQLIKSLLAGGWSVILCPHGIVYSVKFNLRAESPRDFADLLLSWKHMPNVCVYDFARGLAAHTNLRVPDKLPFHPHEGRLAEPTEENVKAAQDGSLKVNLPWLHERMDSVNEDPHPVTGSSDHYVLYDRFHEGNTKDPKDKLRRIQLVPELKGWLNSQVVEQFFANMRKNNYFLSNMSPSTHVFLMRNITHHYNTVTNKKVLERQLRHGRLGKINISLSALGQAVVVPTDPQEGVDNKKANRRSTDATFPDLCGPPCEALTKPENILASRSSWCFVPHPGQQQLLNYVLDISRPKDELIVETSSGCLTQADFWTLGLNKEMELTVSILFL, encoded by the exons ATGCCAAGTCAGCCACCATTATCAGGACTGCTCCCCGTTGAACTTTCCGAGGAGACCCATATTCCTCCGGCAGTACACTTCGAGGAGCCCCGTCTCCCCCCCAAGGTTTTGTCTTCAGTATCTGAACCATTTTCTGAATCTTTGGTAGAACATTCATATGCTCTATCCTCTGTGTTCAACAAAACTGCAGCTGATGGAAAGTCCATGAAAACGACATGCCCTCACTGTGGCCTTACTCTTCGTACCAAAAACTACAAGGCTCACATGATGAGGAAGCACTCCAACCAGTCAATAGATGTTTGCCTGGCCAGTCATCTGCAGTGTGTTTGTGTAGATGAAACTACAGGGTTATTTGCTGTGCACAGAACTGgccatgggttttctgtgccagttCACGTTCAGAGGAAAACATGGGGGATGTCTCACGATATCAGATGTGAGCTGGAGGAATGTCAGCAATACCAGTTGCTGGCCCAGCGGAGCGGACTAGGCTTCAGTTTATGTGAGCACCTTCGCTCACTAGATTACTGCCGAGAAACTGTGAAGGAGGTTTTTCTTCAAGAGCACATCGTGATGGAAATGGTGGACCTTAAATTTTTTGGAGAGGCCAAAGCTGCTACATGCATAAAGAGACAGAAAGCTGCCCAGATGGCACATGCTCCACTTTGTGTGAGGGTGGATTTTGGTGGATCCTCTACACAGATCTGTTTGTCCGTATTTGAGCCAGAAATACACAGTTTCTGCCATCTTGGCAGAATATTTGTGACTTACAATGCTCTGAGGAACACCTGGCATTGCGCTTGTGCAAAGCCACGGATATCATGTCCTCATAAAAATATAGCTAAGTGGCATCTCTTCCAGACACAGAGAGACATCTTCAAATCAACTGTACCACTATCATCAGGCACCCCATCACAGATGACTCAGGAGAGTTCTTCCTTTGAGGACAATGCTGCCGTCGAAAGGAGTATACGCTATattttaaaagagaaaaaaattccTGTATCTCTTCCAGAAAATGTCATCTCACAGAAAATGGATCATCAGAAACAGCTCTTTCCTTGTGAAACGTTGTGCCAGGTGTGCCCAGAGCACCCAAAACTTGATGAGGCTGTTCTAATTACCAATAAAGCGAGGATTGTCAGCATGATGGGAGTGATTGAGA ATGTTTCAACACACCAAAGATTGTGTCCTCAGTGCCACATGGTCTACAGATACCAGGAGTGGACAGATGGGCTTCACAACTTTGACAACCACGTTGTTTTGTCTCTTGAACTCTGCCTTTTTCTGAGAGAAAATCTGCAG AACCATGTATCCGCTTCAAGGGTCATTGACTCATTGGAGGGCTTAAGAAGAGTGATGTTTCCTTCTAGGGATACCATTTTTCATGCTTATTGCCATTTCGAGGCTTTGACTGACACAGACTACGTGTACTCCTGCATAAACTGTGGGTTTCACCCCCCTGTGGTAGTTATGGACTTACACAGAAAAGGGGTGTTCAAGTTAGCAGCAG TGAGTGACCTCAAAGCCCCGGAAGACTTCAATGGTGAACATGACATTGAAGGTTTTTGGAACTCTGTTCACCTGGAAATGATAAGCCGTGGGTTTTTTCCAA GCGGCGTGAAGAATCCATTTTCAGTTCCACCAAGTTACACGTCCTGGGCACCATGGATCGGGAATGAAACTCGAACAAGTGACATTGTGCTCAACACAGAGTTTCAAAAAGTAGGAATAAGCTCTTCACATGAAGCAAAGCTTAGCGGTGTCACAGAAGACCGTCTGTTGGATGAACTCGCAAAACAAAAG GTTGGAGTGGTAAGAAAATTGTGTAAAGCATGCAACATCGACTCCAAAGGCTCCCGCTTTGATCTCATCACCagactgaaggagaagatgaagAGCAGGCAGACATATGATAAGGTGTTTCAAAGCATATGGGGTGCCTCTGGGAAGCATCACTTAGCGATTATTAGAAGTAGCATTAAAATATGTCATTACAATCACAAACAACTTATTAAATCTTTGCTTGCAGGAGGATGGTCTGTAATACTATGTCCACATGGCATTGTATACAGTGTTAAATTTAATCTTCGTGCTGAAAGTCCCCGGGATTTTGCTGACCTTCTCCTGTCCTGGAAGCACATGCCAAACGTCTGTGTTTACGATTTTGCGAGGGGTTTGGCGGCACACACCAATTTGCGGGTTCCTGATAAACTGCCATTTCACCCACATGAAGGTCGACTGGCTGAGCCCACTGAGGAAAATGTCAAGGCTGCACAGGATGGAAGCCTGAAAGTGAATCTTCCATGGCTACATGAAAGGATGGATAGTGTAAATGAAGATCCTCATCCGGTCACTGGATCATCTGACCATTATGTCCTGTATGACAGATTTCATGAGGGAAATACAAAAGATCCCAAGGACAAATTACGCAGAATTCAACTTGTCCCAGAGCTGAAAGGCTGGCTGAACAGTCAAGTTGTTGAACAGTTCTTTGCAAACATGAGGAAAAACAATTACTTTTTAAGTAACATGAGTCCATCCACACACGTGTTTCTGATGAGAAATATAACTCATCATTATAACACTGTCACCAACAAGAAAGTTCTGGAGAGGCAGCTAAGACATGGTCGACTTGGAAAGATCAATATCTCATTGTCGGCACTGGGTCAAGCTGTCGTAG TCCCTACAGATCCTCAGGAAGGAGTTGACAACAAGAAAGCCAATAGAAGGTCAACAGATGCAACGTTTCCTGACCTGTGTGGACCACCGTGCGAAGCTCTGACAAAGCCTGAGAACATTTTGGCCAGCCGTTCATCGTGGTGTTTTGTACCGCACCCTGGCCAACAACAGCTT CTCAACTATGTTCTGGACATCAGCAGACCCAAAGATGAGCTGATTGTTGAAACGTCTTCTGGATGCCTCACACAGGCAGATTTTTGGACACTGGGTTTAAACAAAGAAATGGAATTGACTGTAAGTATTTTGTTTCTATGA